The Populus alba chromosome 6, ASM523922v2, whole genome shotgun sequence genome contains a region encoding:
- the LOC118053406 gene encoding L-type lectin-domain containing receptor kinase IV.1-like: MLFRIVFLVRVLVSLAIAASQDLNFTFSGFRSTNLSLDGIAELTSNGLLRLTNETYNRMGHAFYPNPVTFKNSINSTAFTFSTTFVFAIIPEYPTLGGHGIAFVIAPTRGLPGALPNNYLGLFNNTNNGNQTNHVVAVELDTINSSNFNDIDDNHVGIDINGLESERSASAGYYSKLNGKLTNLKLISGHPMQVWIEYDGMEKQMNVTIAPIDVDKPSRPLLTLSRDLSPILNSSMYIGFSSSTSVSYFASQYVLGWSFKMNGLAEALDISRLPKLPRVGPKKTSKFLTIGLPVLCLSLVLVAVSGISYAVRRTRKFAEVLEDWELDYGPHRFKFKDLYTATKGFRDEELLGSGGFGRVYKGVLPTSKIQIAVKRVSHESRQGMREFVAEIVSIGRLRHRNLVSLLGYCRRKGELLLVYDYMPNGSLDKYLYDQPAVALNWSQRFRVIKGVASGLLYLHEEWEQVVIHRDVKASNVLLDDELNGRLGDFGLARLYDHGTDPQTTHVVGTLGYLAPEHARTGKATTSTDVFAFGAFLLEVASGRRPIQPTEDIILVDWVFSRWLGGEILEARDPNLGTEYIAGEMELVLKLGLMCSHSEPAARPSMRQVVQFLEGNVPLPDISPLRLSASGQKFSNREGFGEFAYTYPSSMDNAFAHSSSVAESLLSGGR; this comes from the coding sequence ATGTTATTCAGGATCGTCTTTTTGGTGCGTGTCTTAGTTAGCTTAGCAATAGCAGCCTCTCAAGATCTCAACTTCACCTTCTCTGGCTTCCGATCCACTAATCTAAGCCTTGACGGCATAGCTGAGTTAACCTCCAATGGCCTTTTGAGGCTAACCAATGAAACCTACAACCGAATGGGTCACGCCTTCTATCCAAACCCAGTAACCTTCAAGAACTCTATAAATAGCACAGCTTTCACCTTCTCCACTACCTTTGTTTTCGCTATCATACCGGAATATCCAACTCTTGGTGGCCATGGTATTGCCTTTGTCATTGCACCCACAAGAGGTCTCCCAGGAGCCCTTCCAAACAATTACCTTGGTCTATTTAATAACACCAACAATGGGAATCAGACCAACCATGTTGTTGCTGTGGAGCTTGACACGATAAACAGCAGCAACTTCAATGATATCGATGATAACCATGTTGGGATTGATATTAATGGTTTAGAGTCTGAACGATCTGCTTCAGCTGGATATTATTCCAAACTTAATGGTAAGCTCACAAACTTGAAACTAATTAGTGGCCATCCAATGCAAGTTTGGATAGAATATGATGGCATGGAGAAGCAAATGAATGTCACTATAGCTCCGATTGATGTTGATAAACCCAGTAGACCACTTTTGACTCTGTCTCGTGATTTGTCGCCAATCTTAAACAGTAGTATGTATATTGGATTCTCATCATCCACCAGTGTTTCATATTTCGCGTCCCAGTACGTGTTGGGTTGGAGCTTCAAGATGAATGGCCTAGCTGAAGCACTAGATATCTCTCGCCTTCCAAAGCTTCCTCGAGTAGGACCAAAGAAGACATCCAAATTCTTAACCATTGGACTGCCTGTGCTCTGTTTAAGTCTGGTTTTAGTAGCAGTCTCGGGTATATCTTATGCCGTACGAAGGACAAGGAAGTTTGCAGAAGTGCTAGAAGATTGGGAGCTCGACTATGGGCCTCACCGATTTAAATTCAAAGATCTTTATACTGCCACCAAAGGATTTAGAGACGAGGAGCTGTTGGGTAGTGGTGGATTTGGTAGAGTCTACAAAGGTGTCTTGCCAACCTCGAAGATTCAGATTGCAGTGAAAAGGGTGTCTCATGAATCAAGACAGGGGATGAGGGAATTTGTGGCGGAAATTGTCAGCATTGGTCGCCTTCGTCACCGGAATTTAGTCTCTCTCTTGGGGTACTGCCGGCGTAAAGGAGAGCTACTTTTGGTATATGACTACATGCCTAATGGAAGTCTAGACAAATACCTCTATGACCAACCAGCAGTCGCCCTCAATTGGAGCCAAAGATTTAGAGTCATCAAAGGCGTAGCTTCAGGGCTCTTATATCTACATGAAGAATGGGAGCAAGTTGTGATTCATAGAGATGTCAAGGCTAGTAATGTCTTGCTAGATGATGAATTGAATGGAAGATTAGGGGATTTTGGCCTTGCAAGATTGTATGACCATGGAACAGATCCTCAAACGACCCACGTTGTCGGAACTCTTGGGTATCTCGCACCTGAGCATGCACGAACTGGGAAGGCCACGACAAGCACTGATGTGTTCGCTTTTGGGGCCTTCCTGCTTGAGGTTGCTTCTGGTAGAAGGCCAATACAGCCAACTGAGGATATAATCTTGGTTGATTGGGTGTTTAGTCGATGGCTTGGAGGTGAAATTCTGGAGGCAAGGGATCCCAATTTGGGTACAGAATATATTGCAGGGGAAATGGAATTGGTATTGAAACTTGGTTTGATGTGCTCTCATTCTGAGCCTGCAGCAAGGCCAAGCATGCGCCAAGTAGTGCAGTTCTTAGAGGGGAATGTTCCTCTGCCTGACATTTCACCACTTCGTCTTTCTGCAAGCGgccaaaaattttcaaatcgtGAAGGTTTTGGTGAGTTTGCCTATACTTATCCTTCTTCTATGGACAATGCATTTGCACATTCGTCCTCGGTTGCAGAGTCCCTCCTTTCAGGTGGCCGTTAA